The genomic DNA TCATCTTCACCTCCTTGATCTGCTACtgcctcttctccttcttcgtCTGCGTCCTCACCGACCCGGGTCGCGTTCCGCCCTCGTACGTCCCCGACGTGGAGGACAGCGACGTCTCGGATCAAGAAACTAAGCAACCCGTGAGTCTCGATTTGTTGTTTTCTGGGTTGAAGTTAAAGGAAGCTGCTTGATGTCCCTTTTCGGTTGATCTCATGAATATGTTAGACGCCCATTTCTTGGAAAATGCTGGTAATGATGACGATGGTTGGGATTCTGATAGATAAAATGAAGTTCTGAGCTCAAGTTTTGCCGTGAACAGTTGCAATATGTGTCGCAATATTAGTTTTTTTAGATAAATGAATCTCTGTTTGCATGTGTTAAGAGGTGAGACTGCTGCCGACGAAAAGACATCATAGAAAGCTGATGAGTGTGTAATTTCGGTGAAAATCAGGCATGAGGAAGTGTTAATGTCTGAGGAAGTAAGAAATCTTCAAGCCTTTGGTTGTTGAAATTAAATGTTGTTTCAGTGACCCTATGGATTTTAACGGTTAAGTTTGAActtgttgtttttctattaTATTGTTGTCTTTTCTGATCGGATATCTTGGCTTGTTTTCGTATTTTATGAATAGATTTGCTTGAAACATATTAGCCATTAGGGATCTTTCTACTAACTTAATATTGGAGTATAGCATGTCTCAGTCGTGTGATCGTAAGTTGCTGTAGAACAACCTTGTAGTTATGCTCAATTTGTTTCTGAAGTTTGGGATTGTAAGTTCACCTGAAGTATCTGTGTCACGTTTCTGATAGGTCATGCTGCCTAGGAAATGCGACACTTGCTCCAACTACAAGCCTCCGAGGTGTCACCATTGTCGGGTTTGCAAAAGATGTGTCTTGAGAATGGTAAGGGCAGTTTGTGCATAAATCCATCCTGGAATTGTTTGGCTCTTCGACAGTCCTTTGGTTTTGCTTGGTATCTGTATGAACTATGTTGGGCCATTCCAGAACCTCAGAATAGTAACTTCAGTGCAGGATCACCACTGTGTATGGACAAACAATTGTGTTGGTTATTGGAACTACAAGGCTTTCTTCATTCTTGTGCTATCGGCAACCTTGGGAAGTATATACGCTATGGTATGTTCCATGGATGGTATTGATCGTTATAGCCTAGATAAGAGGCCTcgaattttcattaattttctgCTTGCATAGGTAATTGTTGTCTCCTCTGCATTCCGAAGGGACTGGGAGTCTACAGGTCATGCCTTCCCCAAGGTCTTCTATGTAAGACATACTGCACCTTGAAGACTACTATTGCTTTATTTTACAACATTGTCAAGGAACATCTCCGCTGAAAAGATAAAAGTGCTTGACGCCCTAGAATGTTCAAGTCTTTTATAAGGAGGCTGGATATGATATTCTCTCTGGGCCTTTCTCCTCTCGAGAAAAGTTATCTGAGCTGGAAAGAGACAAccgttgagaaaattttgggATCATTTGTTCCTTTTGCTCTATATATGTGAAGGTTTCACCCCCCTATTATCAAGCTATTCCAATGACTTTCTCCTTTATGCCATATCCTATTGCCAATTGAATTAGAGGAATCTAGTAGAAAGCTTTTCATTTGAAGATGGATATTTCAGGTCATATGTGGCACACTCATGATGAGCCTGAGTCTTATACTGGGTAGTCTACTGGTTCGGCACATCTACCTGTTGTCTCATAACATGACTACTATAGAGGTGAGCCTCTCTTCTTGACTCTTCCTTCATGCATGCCCCTAAATTTTGTCTGTCCAATCTCTAATTTGATTCTGCACCGGGCATGTTGTTAGTCCTATGAAGCAACACGAGCAGCATGGTTAGCTCGGAAATCGGGGCAGAGCTATCGTAACCCATTTGACCTTGGGTTCTACAAGAATGTGACACTggtaatctctctctctctctctctctctcttcctgaCACATACAACTAGTTTCTCAGATTAAAATGTGTATAAATGACAATTTGGTCCTCCTTTTGGGGCAGGTGTTAGGTCCAAACATGATGAAATGGTTATGGCCAACAGCAGTAGGCCACCTGAAAGATGGGATCTCTTTCAGGGTCACACGCGATACCTTGTAAAACTGTTCGTATTCCACAGCCTGTGCTTATACTATCGACTGCCTATTTggttccattttcttttcgaATCTTTGGAGGAGGGGTGAGCACATTTTTGAAACTCTCGGGCGGGAAAAACTTCTCTATACATAGAACTCAATGACTGACACGATATATGATATGAAGATCTCCAATAGAAACCAGGGGCAGTATATACTTGTTTAGAATGCTCAGCGTGCCAGAAGCTTTTTTTCACAGGAACTTAAAGGAGAACATTTCTTTGTTAGTATTGTTTGGAGGCTGGAGTGTACATTCACTTGTATTTTATAAGGTATCATCCCCTTCGATGAGGCGTTGCACATTCATTATGTGCGTATTTGTTCTTGCTAGATCCTTTTGTTTGACTATGTAATGTGACCAATCTTTGGTTCAAATCGGGTTCCTCATCTTTTGATTGTGGTTAtgaatgggaaaaaaaaaaaaaagaagcttcTAAGAAGAGTTAGCCATCCGAGGCAGAGGTTCATCATCTTTTGATGTGCTCAACAGAAATTAGAACCATGACCCAACAATGAAGGTCCGGCTAGACCCGAGCATGGACTGGGTTACGGTCCATCCTTATGGCTTACTCAATCCTATCCTATGTATCCCACCAGTGCATTAGCTCGGCAAGTTAGCGCCGTTAAGGTGTGCTCTGACAAAAGTAGAGATATCTTGCCATTAACTGTGTGCTGAAACAAGGGGACATTTCTTGCCCCTTAGACGTTAGAGATTTAAAAACCGGCTATTGGGTTAATGCATGCCCATCGACCCTGTTGAGATAATAACCCATGCTCGGGACCGCCTGGTCAAGGTCTAAGTGGTCTCTGCTCCGGGAAACCCATGCGTGTATTAATATTAGAGCCGGCAATTTCTAACACGACATGATAACATAACATGGTATGGATACGACTAAACATGTTTTCGGTCTAAATGAATCCAACGCTGT from Punica granatum isolate Tunisia-2019 chromosome 2, ASM765513v2, whole genome shotgun sequence includes the following:
- the LOC116193495 gene encoding probable protein S-acyltransferase 15, translated to MEWERLLSIPVFAVLLQMGFVYYVTVFSFLDDWLGLRTSVGSLNAIIFTSLICYCLFSFFVCVLTDPGRVPPSYVPDVEDSDVSDQETKQPVMLPRKCDTCSNYKPPRCHHCRVCKRCVLRMDHHCVWTNNCVGYWNYKAFFILVLSATLGSIYAMVIVVSSAFRRDWESTGHAFPKVFYVICGTLMMSLSLILGSLLVRHIYLLSHNMTTIESYEATRAAWLARKSGQSYRNPFDLGFYKNVTLVLGPNMMKWLWPTAVGHLKDGISFRVTRDTL